Proteins from a single region of Streptomyces glaucescens:
- a CDS encoding LCP family protein produces MSLTARSADPQTGEAQAADPRSAEPAERRGGGGGGGGRRRGGRRGAGRSRGRRALRWSATVLAVVIVGTAGAGYLYYRHLNGNIQKDDLNLGDKSIAAPTPNAAGQTPLNILLIGSDARDSKENQKLGGARETFGGTPLADVQMLLHVSADRSNMSVVSMPRDTLVHIPKCTDPDDGKVYPASTLPTATNESLGHGGPGCTVATWQELTGIHIDHFMMIDFAGVVSMADAIGGVPVCVDANIHSRTRTGEGSGLKLEKGTTKIKGKTALQWLRTRYGFGDNTDLYRAQAQHMYMNSMVRELRANATLSNPNKLRKLAEAATEAIVVDEGLGTLGKMYDLANELKKVPTDRITMTTMPNRLVGNRVEPTEDAETVFRMLREDTALDGKDRKKPPKKDTESDDPAAPDAEIAVQVRNATASDGQAAAGGRAWSVTQLLTGKGFAQAVADTSAPVAEEKTVIRFPSADLEGDAQRVAKALGVPLSQVRKSTDVSGVTLFVGADWREGAAYEVPKKQDRTPESANALNASDDSACMEVNPNFTWREGEE; encoded by the coding sequence ATGTCCCTCACCGCGCGGTCCGCGGATCCGCAGACCGGTGAGGCGCAGGCCGCGGATCCGCGGAGCGCGGAGCCGGCGGAGCGCCGGGGCGGGGGCGGTGGCGGCGGCGGCCGGCGGCGCGGGGGCCGCCGTGGCGCCGGACGGTCCCGCGGGCGCCGGGCGCTGCGCTGGTCGGCGACGGTGCTGGCGGTGGTCATAGTCGGCACCGCGGGAGCGGGCTACCTCTACTACCGGCACCTGAACGGCAACATCCAGAAGGACGACCTCAACCTCGGCGACAAGAGCATCGCCGCGCCCACCCCGAACGCGGCCGGGCAGACTCCGCTGAACATCCTGCTGATCGGCTCCGACGCCCGCGACAGCAAGGAGAACCAGAAGCTCGGCGGCGCGAGGGAGACCTTCGGCGGCACTCCGCTCGCCGACGTGCAGATGCTGCTGCACGTGTCGGCGGACCGCAGCAACATGTCGGTGGTGAGCATGCCCCGCGACACGCTGGTGCACATCCCCAAGTGCACCGACCCGGACGACGGGAAGGTGTACCCGGCGAGCACCCTGCCGACGGCCACCAACGAGAGCCTCGGCCACGGCGGCCCCGGCTGCACGGTGGCGACCTGGCAGGAGCTGACCGGCATCCACATCGACCACTTCATGATGATCGACTTCGCGGGCGTGGTGTCCATGGCGGACGCCATCGGCGGCGTCCCGGTCTGCGTGGACGCCAACATCCACTCCCGCACCCGCACGGGCGAGGGCTCCGGGCTGAAGCTGGAGAAGGGCACCACCAAGATCAAGGGCAAGACGGCCCTCCAGTGGCTGCGCACCCGGTACGGCTTCGGCGACAACACCGACCTCTACCGCGCCCAGGCGCAGCACATGTACATGAACTCGATGGTCCGCGAGCTGCGCGCCAACGCCACCCTGAGCAACCCCAACAAGCTGCGCAAGCTCGCCGAGGCGGCCACCGAGGCGATCGTCGTCGACGAGGGGCTGGGCACCCTCGGGAAGATGTACGACCTGGCCAACGAGCTGAAGAAGGTGCCGACCGACCGCATCACCATGACGACCATGCCGAACCGGCTGGTCGGCAACCGGGTGGAGCCCACCGAGGACGCCGAGACGGTGTTCCGGATGCTGCGCGAGGACACCGCCCTCGACGGCAAGGACCGGAAGAAGCCGCCGAAGAAGGACACGGAGTCCGACGACCCGGCGGCCCCCGACGCCGAGATCGCCGTCCAGGTGCGCAACGCCACCGCGTCGGACGGTCAGGCGGCGGCCGGCGGCCGGGCCTGGTCGGTGACGCAGCTGCTGACCGGCAAGGGCTTCGCGCAGGCCGTGGCGGACACCTCCGCCCCGGTCGCGGAGGAGAAGACGGTGATCCGCTTCCCGAGCGCCGATCTGGAGGGCGACGCGCAGCGGGTGGCGAAGGCCCTCGGCGTCCCGCTGAGCCAGGTGAGGAAGTCCACGGACGTCTCCGGGGTCACCCTGTTCGTCGGCGCGGACTGGCGGGAGGGGGCGGCGTACGAGGTGCCGAAGAAGCAGGACCGGACGCCGGAGTCGGCGAACGCGCTCAACGCCTCGGACGACTCGGCGTGCATGGAGGTGAACCCGAACTTCACCTGGCGGGAGGGCGAGGAGTAG
- a CDS encoding glycosyltransferase family 2 protein: MNAKPDVQLPAVSVIMPVLNEERHLRGAVHAILAQEYAGEMEVVIALGPSTDRTDEIAAELVREDPRVHTVPNPTGRTPAALNAAIKASRHPIVVRVDGHGMLSPNYIATAVRLLEETGAQNVGGIMHAEGENDWEHAVAAAMTSKIGVGNAAFHTGGQAGPAETVYLGVFRREALEQQGGYNEEFIRAQDWELNFRIREAGGLIWFSPELKVSYRPRPSVRALAKQYKDYGRWRHVVARYHSGSINLRYLAPPTAVCAIAAGLVVGAALTPWGFVIPGGYLAAIVAGSVPAGKGLPLKARLQIPVALATMHMSWGYGFLTSPKSLARKVIASRRPAVRDSGSPDVTVG; encoded by the coding sequence ATGAACGCGAAGCCCGACGTGCAGCTCCCCGCCGTGTCCGTGATCATGCCCGTCCTCAACGAGGAGCGGCATCTGCGCGGCGCCGTCCACGCGATCCTCGCCCAGGAGTACGCCGGCGAGATGGAGGTCGTGATCGCCCTCGGTCCGTCCACGGACCGCACGGACGAGATCGCCGCCGAGCTGGTCCGCGAGGACCCGCGGGTGCACACCGTGCCCAACCCGACCGGCCGCACGCCCGCCGCCCTCAACGCCGCGATCAAGGCCTCCCGGCACCCGATCGTGGTCCGCGTCGACGGGCACGGCATGCTCTCGCCGAACTACATCGCCACCGCGGTACGGCTCCTGGAGGAGACCGGCGCGCAGAACGTCGGCGGCATCATGCACGCCGAGGGCGAGAACGACTGGGAGCACGCGGTCGCCGCCGCCATGACCTCGAAGATCGGCGTCGGCAACGCCGCCTTCCACACCGGCGGCCAGGCGGGCCCCGCCGAGACCGTCTACCTCGGCGTCTTCCGGCGCGAGGCGCTGGAGCAGCAGGGCGGCTACAACGAGGAGTTCATCCGCGCCCAGGACTGGGAGCTGAACTTCCGCATCCGCGAGGCGGGCGGGCTGATCTGGTTCTCGCCCGAACTGAAGGTGTCCTACCGGCCCCGGCCCAGCGTGAGGGCCCTCGCCAAGCAGTACAAGGACTACGGCCGCTGGCGGCACGTCGTCGCCCGCTACCACTCCGGGTCGATCAACCTGCGCTACCTGGCCCCGCCGACCGCCGTCTGCGCGATCGCGGCGGGCCTCGTCGTGGGCGCCGCGCTCACCCCGTGGGGCTTCGTGATCCCCGGCGGCTACCTCGCCGCGATCGTCGCCGGGTCCGTGCCCGCGGGCAAGGGACTGCCGCTCAAGGCGCGGCTGCAGATCCCCGTCGCCCTCGCCACCATGCACATGTCCTGGGGCTACGGCTTCCTGACCAGCCCCAAGTCACTGGCCAGGAAGGTCATCGCGTCCCGGCGGCCGGCCGTGCGGGACTCCGGCAGCCCGGACGTGACGGTCGGCTGA
- a CDS encoding LCP family protein — MGLRCSRFPRTAVVRRCPVPAPPRSPSRPEHRPQAQRRAPRPPVRRKRPRWAVRAVTGLSVAVLASAGIGHALVTSLDADISRVDPFRDMKNRPHAGHGMNVLLVGTDGRDRISPQERRRYRLGGEPCHCTDTLMIVHISEDRERASVVSLPRDSYAELPPHTDATTGERHPGHPVKLNAAYAEGGPRLTVRTVERLTKVKIDHYLEVDFTSFMKTVDVLGGVRICTVRPLKDRYSGLDLPAGTHTLNGGEALQYVRARHLDGASDLGRMQRQQRFLAALIDHATSSGVLLNPLKFRDVTRAVLGSVRADKGFGTDELLHLGRAMRDFSPASSEFTTVPIERMGYDVKGVGSTLKWDAAKADRIFQALRDDRPLAAARPKRAPARVVEVAPQQIRVQVENGTLTPGLGRRADDALAATGFRTTRLPVNAARQDVRRTVVAHDPRWDRSARSLAAALPGSELRAVEGQGATLKVIVGADYKGVAKVRGETPRPLGASSVVRGDEAGCS; from the coding sequence ATGGGCCTACGGTGCTCACGGTTCCCGCGTACGGCCGTCGTCCGGAGGTGTCCCGTGCCCGCACCGCCTCGGTCCCCGAGCCGGCCCGAGCATCGCCCGCAGGCGCAGCGCCGCGCGCCGCGTCCGCCCGTACGGCGGAAACGGCCGCGCTGGGCCGTGCGGGCGGTGACCGGCCTGTCGGTGGCGGTGCTGGCCTCGGCGGGGATCGGGCACGCGCTGGTCACCAGTCTTGACGCGGACATCTCCCGGGTCGACCCGTTCCGCGACATGAAGAACCGGCCCCACGCGGGGCACGGCATGAACGTGCTGCTGGTCGGCACGGACGGCCGGGACCGGATCAGCCCGCAGGAGCGGCGCCGCTACCGGCTGGGCGGGGAACCCTGCCACTGCACCGACACCCTCATGATCGTGCACATCTCGGAGGACCGGGAGCGGGCGAGCGTGGTGAGCCTGCCCCGCGACTCGTACGCCGAGCTGCCGCCGCACACCGACGCGACCACCGGCGAACGGCACCCGGGCCACCCGGTCAAGCTGAACGCGGCGTACGCGGAGGGCGGGCCGCGGCTGACCGTGCGCACGGTGGAGCGCCTGACCAAGGTGAAGATCGACCACTACCTGGAGGTCGACTTCACCAGTTTCATGAAGACCGTGGACGTGCTCGGCGGGGTGAGGATCTGCACGGTCCGGCCGCTGAAGGACCGCTACAGCGGCCTCGACCTGCCGGCCGGCACCCACACCCTGAACGGCGGCGAGGCCCTCCAGTACGTGCGGGCCCGCCACCTCGACGGCGCCTCCGACCTGGGCCGGATGCAGCGCCAGCAGCGGTTCCTCGCCGCGCTGATCGACCACGCGACCTCCTCCGGGGTGCTGCTGAACCCGCTGAAGTTCCGCGACGTGACCCGGGCGGTGCTCGGGTCGGTGCGGGCGGACAAGGGCTTCGGCACGGACGAGCTGCTGCACCTGGGCCGGGCGATGCGGGACTTCTCCCCCGCGTCGTCGGAGTTCACCACCGTGCCGATCGAGCGGATGGGCTACGACGTGAAGGGCGTCGGCTCGACCTTGAAGTGGGACGCGGCCAAGGCGGACCGGATCTTCCAGGCCCTGCGGGACGACCGCCCGCTGGCGGCGGCGCGGCCGAAGCGGGCCCCGGCGCGGGTGGTGGAGGTGGCCCCGCAGCAGATCCGCGTCCAGGTGGAGAACGGCACCCTGACCCCCGGCCTCGGCCGGCGGGCCGACGACGCGCTGGCGGCGACCGGTTTCCGCACGACCCGGCTGCCGGTGAACGCGGCCCGGCAGGACGTGCGGCGCACGGTCGTGGCGCACGACCCGCGCTGGGACCGCTCGGCGCGGTCCCTGGCCGCCGCCCTGCCCGGCAGCGAGCTGCGGGCGGTCGAGGGCCAGGGGGCGACCCTGAAGGTGATCGTCGGCGCCGACTACAAGGGCGTCGCCAAGGTCCGGGGCGAGACGCCGCGGCCACTCGGGGCGTCCTCGGTGGTGCGGGGCGACGAGGCGGGCTGCTCGTGA
- a CDS encoding acyl-CoA thioesterase, protein MTDQAGATRAETPDATDIPGKPTSASRTTLSHIMTHNDTNLLGTVHGGVIMKLVDDAAGAVAGRHSGGPAVTASMDEMAFLEPVRVGDLVHVKAQVNWTGRTSMEVGVRVLAERWNESAPPTQVGSAYLVFAAVDADGKPRRVPPVIPETDRDRRRYQEAQIRRTHRLARRRAIMELRERRAAEGFED, encoded by the coding sequence ATGACAGACCAGGCCGGCGCCACCAGGGCGGAAACTCCGGACGCGACGGACATCCCGGGCAAGCCCACCTCGGCATCCCGGACCACGCTCAGCCACATCATGACCCACAACGACACCAACCTGCTGGGCACGGTGCACGGCGGGGTGATCATGAAACTGGTCGACGACGCCGCCGGCGCCGTGGCCGGACGGCACAGCGGCGGACCCGCCGTCACCGCCTCCATGGACGAGATGGCCTTCCTGGAGCCGGTCCGCGTCGGCGACCTGGTCCACGTCAAGGCCCAGGTCAACTGGACCGGCCGGACCTCAATGGAGGTCGGCGTCCGGGTCCTCGCCGAACGCTGGAACGAGTCCGCCCCGCCCACCCAGGTCGGCTCCGCCTACCTGGTCTTCGCCGCGGTCGACGCCGACGGCAAGCCCCGCCGGGTCCCGCCGGTCATCCCCGAGACGGACCGCGACCGGCGCCGCTACCAGGAGGCCCAGATCCGCCGCACCCACCGGCTGGCCCGCCGCCGCGCGATCATGGAGCTGCGCGAGAGGCGGGCCGCGGAGGGCTTCGAGGACTGA
- a CDS encoding LCP family protein, which produces MNDWPQGTSDDNRGPRYGRGSAGAQPEGARVMRQVRRGGRAAPPASGPGVPRQPSYVDGGEGDFGGYDSGYNTGQVYGTPAGRGPSGPGGSGPRGPRPAPNWRRRIKVTAITLAAVLVVTTVGTYFWADSKLNRDVDLSTVIDRPEKGEGTNYLIVGSDSREGMTSEQKKRLHTGSSEGKRTDSMMILHTGDNGPTLISLPRDSNVTIPEFQGSESGKRRAAMGANKLNAAYAIDGPTLLVRTVEYNTGLHIDHYVEIGFAGFANIVDAVGGVEMDIPQDIKDTKSGANFEKGRQTLNGEEALAFVRTRYALAGSDLDRTKNQQKFLNALASQVATPGTVLNPFKLYPTMGAGLDSLIVDKDMGLWDLASMFWAMKGVSGGDGKSLNMPIAGDAGNGNLQWDMTKVKTLVDQLKADEKVTVSGN; this is translated from the coding sequence ATGAATGACTGGCCCCAGGGAACGTCCGACGACAACCGCGGCCCGCGCTACGGACGCGGCAGCGCCGGCGCGCAGCCGGAAGGCGCCCGCGTGATGCGCCAGGTGCGGCGCGGCGGCCGGGCGGCGCCGCCCGCCTCGGGCCCCGGGGTGCCGCGGCAGCCGTCGTACGTCGACGGCGGCGAGGGCGACTTCGGCGGCTACGACAGCGGCTACAACACCGGGCAGGTCTACGGCACACCCGCGGGCCGGGGCCCGTCCGGTCCCGGTGGCTCCGGGCCGCGCGGACCGCGCCCCGCGCCGAACTGGCGGCGCCGCATCAAGGTGACCGCGATCACGCTCGCCGCGGTGCTGGTCGTCACGACCGTCGGCACGTACTTCTGGGCCGACTCCAAGCTCAACCGCGACGTCGACCTGTCCACGGTGATCGACCGCCCGGAGAAGGGCGAGGGCACCAACTACCTCATCGTCGGGTCCGACAGCCGTGAGGGCATGACCTCCGAGCAGAAGAAGCGGCTGCACACCGGGTCCTCCGAGGGCAAGCGCACCGACTCGATGATGATCCTGCACACCGGCGACAACGGCCCCACGCTGATCTCGCTGCCCCGCGACTCCAACGTCACGATCCCCGAGTTCCAGGGCTCGGAGTCGGGCAAGCGGCGGGCGGCGATGGGCGCGAACAAGCTGAACGCCGCGTACGCCATCGACGGGCCGACGCTGCTGGTGCGCACGGTGGAGTACAACACCGGACTGCACATCGACCACTACGTGGAGATCGGCTTCGCCGGTTTCGCGAACATCGTGGACGCGGTCGGCGGCGTCGAGATGGACATCCCGCAGGACATCAAGGACACCAAGTCCGGCGCGAACTTCGAGAAGGGCCGGCAGACCCTGAACGGCGAGGAGGCCCTCGCCTTCGTCCGCACCCGCTACGCGCTGGCCGGCTCCGACCTGGACCGCACCAAGAACCAGCAGAAGTTCCTCAACGCGCTCGCCAGCCAGGTGGCGACCCCCGGGACCGTCCTCAACCCGTTCAAGCTGTACCCGACCATGGGCGCCGGCCTGGACTCGCTCATCGTCGACAAGGACATGGGCCTGTGGGACCTGGCCTCCATGTTCTGGGCGATGAAGGGCGTCAGCGGCGGCGACGGCAAGTCGCTGAACATGCCGATCGCGGGCGACGCCGGCAACGGCAACCTCCAGTGGGACATGACCAAGGTCAAGACGCTGGTGGACCAGCTGAAGGCCGACGAGAAGGTCACGGTCTCCGGCAACTGA
- a CDS encoding acyl-CoA dehydrogenase, producing MAGSADFDLYRPSEEHDMLRDAVRSLAEAKIAPHAAAVDEEARFPQEALDALVANDLHAVHVPESYGGAGADALATVIVIEEVARVCASSSLIPAVNKLGSLPVILSGSEELKKKYMTPLAKGDAMFSYCLSEPDAGSDAAGMKTRAVRDGDHWVLNGVKRWITNAGVSEFYTVMAVTDPAKRSKGISAFVVEKSDEGVSFGAPEKKLGIKGSPTREVYLDNVRIPADRMIGEEGTGFATAMKTLDHTRITIAAQALGIAQGALDYAKGYVQERKQFGKPIADFQGIQFMLADMAMKISAARALTYQAAAASERGDADLTYLGAAAKCFASDVAMEVTTDAVQLLGGYGYTRDYPVERMMRDAKITQIYEGTNQVQRIVMARNLP from the coding sequence TTGGCCGGATCGGCTGATTTCGACCTGTACCGCCCGTCCGAGGAGCACGACATGCTCCGCGACGCCGTCCGCTCGCTGGCCGAGGCGAAGATCGCGCCGCACGCCGCCGCGGTGGACGAGGAAGCCCGCTTCCCGCAGGAGGCGCTGGACGCGCTCGTCGCCAACGACCTGCACGCCGTGCACGTCCCCGAGTCCTACGGCGGCGCGGGCGCCGACGCGCTGGCGACCGTGATCGTCATCGAGGAGGTGGCCCGCGTCTGCGCGTCCTCCTCGCTGATCCCCGCGGTGAACAAGCTGGGTTCCCTCCCCGTGATCCTCTCCGGCTCCGAGGAGCTGAAGAAGAAGTACATGACGCCGCTCGCCAAGGGCGACGCGATGTTCTCGTACTGCCTCTCCGAGCCCGACGCGGGCTCCGACGCGGCCGGCATGAAGACCCGCGCGGTCCGCGACGGCGACCACTGGGTCCTCAACGGCGTGAAGCGCTGGATCACCAACGCGGGCGTGTCGGAGTTCTACACGGTCATGGCCGTGACGGACCCGGCCAAGCGCTCCAAGGGCATCTCCGCCTTCGTCGTCGAGAAGTCCGACGAGGGCGTCTCCTTCGGCGCCCCCGAGAAGAAGCTCGGCATCAAGGGCTCCCCGACCCGCGAGGTCTACCTCGACAACGTCCGCATCCCCGCCGACCGCATGATCGGCGAGGAGGGCACCGGCTTCGCCACCGCGATGAAGACCCTGGACCACACCCGCATCACCATCGCGGCCCAGGCCCTCGGCATCGCCCAGGGCGCCCTGGACTACGCCAAGGGGTACGTCCAGGAGCGCAAGCAGTTCGGCAAGCCGATCGCCGACTTCCAGGGCATCCAGTTCATGCTCGCCGACATGGCGATGAAGATCTCGGCCGCCCGCGCCCTGACCTACCAGGCCGCCGCCGCCTCCGAGCGCGGCGACGCCGACCTCACCTACCTGGGCGCCGCCGCCAAGTGCTTCGCCTCGGACGTGGCCATGGAGGTCACCACCGACGCCGTCCAGCTCCTCGGCGGCTACGGCTACACCCGTGACTACCCGGTCGAGCGCATGATGCGCGACGCGAAGATCACGCAGATTTATGAAGGTACGAATCAGGTTCAGCGGATCGTGATGGCGCGGAATCTGCCGTAA
- a CDS encoding UDP-glucose dehydrogenase family protein gives MALKITVIGTGYLGATHAAAMAELGFEVLGLDVVPEKIEMLRRAETPMYEPGLDELLRKHVAGIAGSTGRLRFTTDWAEVGAFGDVHFVCVNTPQRHGEYACDMSYVDAAFASLAPHLNGPALVVGKSTVPVGSADRLAAYLAEHAPAGGDAELAWNPEFLREGFAVQDTLHPDRIVIGVRGDRAEKLLREVYATPLAEGTPFVVTDFPTAELVKTSANSFLATKISFINAMAEVCEAAGGDVAKLAEAIGYDDRIGRKFLRAGIGFGGGCLPKDIRAFMARAGELGADQALTFLREIDSINMRQRGQMVELARQALGGGPFLGKRVAVLGATFKPDSDDVRDSPALNVAGQIHLQGGQVTVYDPKGMDNARRIFPTLGYAGSAVDAVRGADVVLHLTEWREFRELDPEVLGEVAAARIVLDGRNALDPELWRRAGWTYRAMGRPTA, from the coding sequence ATGGCCCTCAAGATCACCGTGATCGGCACCGGCTACCTCGGCGCCACCCACGCCGCGGCCATGGCCGAGCTCGGGTTCGAGGTGCTGGGGCTCGACGTGGTCCCCGAGAAGATCGAGATGCTGCGCCGCGCCGAGACCCCGATGTACGAGCCGGGCCTCGACGAGCTGCTGCGCAAGCACGTCGCCGGGATCGCGGGCTCCACCGGGCGGCTGCGCTTCACCACCGACTGGGCCGAGGTCGGCGCCTTCGGCGACGTGCACTTCGTCTGCGTGAACACCCCGCAGCGGCACGGCGAGTACGCCTGCGACATGTCGTACGTCGACGCCGCGTTCGCCTCCCTCGCCCCGCACCTGAACGGCCCCGCGCTGGTCGTCGGCAAGTCCACCGTGCCCGTCGGCTCCGCGGACCGGCTCGCCGCCTACCTCGCCGAGCACGCCCCGGCCGGCGGCGACGCCGAGCTGGCCTGGAACCCGGAGTTCCTGCGCGAGGGGTTCGCCGTGCAGGACACCCTGCACCCCGACCGGATCGTGATCGGCGTGCGCGGCGACCGCGCGGAGAAGCTGCTGCGCGAGGTGTACGCCACCCCGCTCGCCGAGGGCACGCCGTTCGTCGTCACCGACTTCCCGACCGCGGAGCTGGTGAAGACCTCCGCGAACTCCTTCCTCGCCACCAAGATCTCCTTCATCAACGCGATGGCCGAGGTCTGCGAGGCGGCCGGCGGCGATGTCGCCAAGCTGGCGGAGGCGATCGGCTACGACGACCGGATCGGCCGCAAGTTCCTGCGCGCGGGCATCGGCTTCGGCGGCGGCTGCCTGCCGAAGGACATCCGCGCGTTCATGGCGCGCGCCGGCGAGCTGGGCGCCGACCAGGCGCTGACCTTCCTGCGCGAGATCGACTCGATCAACATGCGCCAGCGCGGCCAGATGGTGGAACTCGCCCGGCAGGCCCTGGGCGGCGGGCCGTTCCTCGGCAAGCGGGTGGCGGTGCTCGGCGCGACCTTCAAGCCGGACTCGGACGACGTGCGCGACTCGCCCGCGCTGAACGTGGCGGGACAGATCCACCTCCAGGGCGGCCAGGTCACCGTCTACGACCCGAAGGGCATGGACAACGCCCGCCGGATCTTCCCGACCCTCGGCTACGCCGGCTCCGCCGTGGACGCGGTGCGCGGCGCGGACGTCGTCCTGCACCTGACGGAGTGGCGGGAGTTCCGCGAGCTGGACCCGGAGGTGCTCGGCGAGGTGGCGGCGGCCCGGATCGTCCTGGACGGGCGCAACGCCCTCGACCCGGAGCTGTGGCGCCGGGCGGGCTGGACGTACCGGGCGATGGGCCGCCCGACCGCGTAG
- a CDS encoding CGNR zinc finger domain-containing protein produces the protein MNERLPAPGGLALVEALVNTVDLGSGRDELDTPRARQRLGIAEDDLDAVRELRESLRATCLAHAGHPPHRPVTPLGDLLARAPLYIAVDPRDGSARLTPAEDGPLLSRVAAAVAQALTEGTWERLKACELPECHWAFYDRSPAGRGRWCSMSVCGARAKMRRYRAKGA, from the coding sequence ATGAATGAGCGTCTGCCCGCACCCGGCGGTCTCGCCCTGGTCGAGGCCCTGGTCAACACGGTCGACCTGGGATCCGGGCGCGACGAGCTCGACACGCCGCGGGCACGGCAGCGGCTCGGGATCGCGGAGGACGACCTGGACGCCGTACGGGAACTGCGGGAGTCGCTGCGCGCCACCTGCCTCGCCCACGCCGGGCACCCGCCGCACCGCCCGGTCACCCCGCTGGGCGACCTGCTGGCACGGGCCCCGCTCTACATCGCCGTCGACCCGCGGGACGGCTCGGCACGCCTCACGCCCGCCGAGGACGGGCCGCTGCTCTCCCGGGTCGCCGCGGCCGTGGCGCAGGCCCTCACCGAGGGCACCTGGGAGCGGCTGAAGGCCTGCGAGCTGCCGGAGTGCCACTGGGCCTTCTACGACCGCAGCCCGGCCGGACGCGGGCGCTGGTGCTCGATGTCGGTGTGCGGCGCGCGGGCGAAGATGCGCCGGTACCGGGCGAAGGGCGCGTGA
- a CDS encoding VOC family protein, with amino-acid sequence MALATLGVVVLDCPDPRKLAGFYAEVLGGTVKAEEDGSWVSLKLPDGQDLAFQAAPGFVPPKWPAADASQQFHLDLDVEDLDAAEQGVLALGATVLDAGDRSRGWRVYADPAGHPFCLCAG; translated from the coding sequence ATGGCTCTCGCCACACTGGGCGTCGTCGTCCTGGACTGTCCCGACCCGCGCAAGCTGGCCGGTTTCTACGCCGAGGTGCTGGGCGGCACCGTGAAGGCGGAGGAGGACGGGAGCTGGGTCTCCCTGAAGCTGCCCGACGGCCAGGACCTGGCCTTCCAGGCCGCCCCGGGCTTCGTCCCGCCGAAGTGGCCGGCCGCGGACGCCTCCCAGCAGTTCCACCTGGACCTGGACGTCGAGGACCTGGACGCGGCGGAGCAGGGCGTGCTCGCGCTCGGCGCGACCGTGCTGGACGCCGGGGACCGCTCCCGCGGCTGGCGGGTTTACGCCGACCCGGCGGGACACCCGTTCTGTCTGTGTGCCGGCTGA
- a CDS encoding VOC family protein — MTPAAVFRSVVLDCPDPRALARFYAGIVGGEPEETAPDWVVLQVPGGPRLAFQSAPDLRPPEWPRADRNSQQFHLDLDAGSTWEEVDAAEKRVLALGATVLDAEDYESKDFRVYADPAGHPFCLCRIEHPGQASG, encoded by the coding sequence ATGACCCCCGCCGCCGTCTTCCGTTCCGTGGTCCTCGACTGCCCCGACCCGCGCGCCCTCGCCCGCTTCTACGCCGGGATCGTCGGCGGGGAGCCCGAGGAGACCGCCCCCGACTGGGTGGTCCTCCAGGTGCCCGGCGGTCCCCGGCTGGCCTTCCAGTCGGCGCCGGACCTGCGCCCGCCGGAGTGGCCGCGCGCCGACCGCAACTCCCAGCAGTTCCACCTCGACCTGGACGCCGGATCCACCTGGGAGGAGGTCGACGCGGCCGAGAAGCGGGTGCTGGCGCTCGGCGCCACGGTGCTCGACGCGGAGGACTACGAGTCGAAGGACTTCCGGGTCTACGCCGATCCGGCCGGGCACCCGTTCTGCCTGTGCCGGATCGAGCACCCCGGACAGGCGTCCGGCTGA